The following are encoded in a window of Pelecanus crispus isolate bPelCri1 chromosome 6, bPelCri1.pri, whole genome shotgun sequence genomic DNA:
- the KCNA4 gene encoding potassium voltage-gated channel subfamily A member 4 → MEVAMVSADSSGCNSHMPYGYAVQARARERERLAHSRAAAAAAVAAATAAVEGGATGGGGPYHHYHQEQSRGASSSHGGNASRSSMPHRQSGKRRKKGKKRNLGSRECGASFPCSELLPLSGSEERILKDLSEEEEEDEDEDEDDEEEGKLYYSDDCGEDEFSYSDQPPDDGGGPGGYSSVRYSEYECCERVVINVSGLRFETQLKTLAQFPETLLGDPAKRGRYFDPLRNEYFFDRNRPSFDAILYYYQSGGRLKRPVNVPFDIFTEEVKFYQLGEEAMLKFREDEGFVKEEEDKALPENEFKRQVWLLFEYPESSSPARGIAIVSVLVILISIVIFCLETLPEFRDDKEFLMSLSLGKGLSNESLHLDAGEHTIFNDPFFIVETVCIIWFSFEFTVRCFACPSKAHFFKNIMNIIDIVSILPYFITLGTDLAQEQGSNGQQAMSFAILRIIRLVRVFRIFKLSRHSKGLQILGHTLRASMRELGLLIFFLFIGVILFSSAVYFAEADEPATHFQSIPDAFWWAVVTMTTVGYGDMKPITVGGKIVGSLCAIAGVLTIALPVPVIVSNFNYFYHRETENEEQTQLMQNAVSCPYLPTNLLKKFRSSSSSSTEDKSEYLEMEEGVKESLCVKEKKSQDMGNSSESEKKNCVNSNSVETDV, encoded by the coding sequence ATGGAGGTTGCAATGGTGAGTGCAGATAGCTCTGGGTGCAACAGCCACATGCCCTATGGATACGCAGTCCAAGCTCGGGCCCGAGAGAGAGAGCGGCTGGCACACTCGAGAGCCGCAGCAGCTGCAGCCgtagcagcagcaacagcagcagtagAAGGTGGGGCAACAGGTGGAGGTGGACCGTATCACCACTACCATCAGGAACAGAGTCGAGGTGCGTCCTCCTCTCATGGTGGGAATGCGTCGCGCAGCAGCATGCCCCACCGCCAGAGTGGTAAGAGGcggaagaaagggaaaaagaggaacTTGGGAAGTAGGGAGTGTGGGGCCTCCTTCCCCTGTtctgagctgctgcctctcaGTGGTTCTGAAGAGAGAATACTGAAGGACTtgagtgaggaggaagaggaggatgaagacGAGGATGAAGACgatgaggaagaaggaaagctcTACTACAGTGATGACTGTGGGGAGGATGAGTTCTCATACTCGGACCAGCCACCTGATGATGGTGGAGGCCCTGGGGGTTACAGCTCTGTTCGCTACAGTGAGTACGAGTGTTGTGAGCGTGTGGTAATCAACGTGTCAGGACTGCGGTTTGAGACCCAACTGAAGACATTAGCTCAGTTCCCGGAGACGTTGTTGGGTGACCCAGCGAAGCGAGGGAGATACTTTGACCCTCTCAGAAATGAATACTTCTTTGATAGGAACCGGCCCAGCTTTGATGCCATCCTGTACTACTACCAGAGTGGTGGTCGGCTGAAGAGGCCAGTCAATGTACCCTTTGACATCTTCACTGAGGAGGTGAAATTCTACCAACTGGGGGAGGAGGCCATGCTCAAGTTTAGGGAGGATGAAGGGTTTGTCAAAGAGGAAGAGGACAAAGCTTTGCCGGAGAACGAGTTTAAGAGGCAGGTTTGGCTGCTGTTTGAATACCCAGAGAGCTCCAGTCCAGCCAGAGGCATTGCCATTGTCTCTGTCTTGGTCATCTTGATCTCCATCGTCATCTTTTGTCTGGAAACTTTGCCAGAGTTCAGAGATGACAAAGAATTCCTCATGTCCCTGAGCTTAGGGAAGGGGCTTTCCAATGAGTCCCTTCACCTGGATGCTGGGGAGCACACCATCTTCAATGACCCTTTTTTCATTGTAGAAACAGTATGCATCATTTGGTTCTCCTTTGAGTTTACAGTGCGCTGCTTTGCATGTCCAAGCAAAGCACACTTCTTCAAGAACATCATGAACATCATAGACATTGTCTCCATCTTGCCTTACTTCATTACTCTGGGCACTGACTTggcgcaggagcagggcagTAATGGTCAACAGGCCATGTCTTTTGCCATCCTGAGGATCATCCGTCTGGTCAGGGTGTTTCGCATCTTCAAGCTCTCCAGGCACTCCAAGGGTTTGCAGATCCTGGGTCATACACTCAGGGCCAGCATGAGGGAACTCGGCCTcctcatctttttcctttttatcggagtcattttgttttccagtgctgTTTACTTCGCAGAAGCTGATGAGCCTGCCACCCATTTTCAAAGCATCCCAGATGCCTTTTGGTGGGCTGTAGTGACCATGACCACAGTTGGTTATGGGGATATGAAACCCATAACTGTGGGTGGGAAAATAGTTGGGTCCCTGTGTGCCATTGCGGGAGTGTTAACCATTGCTTTACCAGTGCCAGTGATTGTCTCCAATTTTAACTATTTCTACCACAGAGAGACTGAGAATGAAGAACAAACGCAGCTGATGCAAAATGCAGTCAGTTGCCCTTACCTCCCAACAAATTTACTGAAGAAATTTAGAAGCTCATCATCTTCATCCACAGAGGATAAATCAGAGTATTTGGAGATGGAAGAAGGAGTTAAAGAATCTCTTTgtgtaaaggagaaaaaaagtcaggacATGGGGAATAGCAGTgagtcagagaagaaaaactgtgtAAATTCAAATTCTGTGGAAACTGACGTGTAA